One Dictyostelium discoideum AX4 chromosome 3 chromosome, whole genome shotgun sequence genomic region harbors:
- the gacR gene encoding RhoGAP domain-containing protein, which yields MKKFNQTFSSVKDLIGNKKETLTEFPDYIYKTKSLEDLKGYTRTLNLKLTKHSKTNQLLIEENKQLSEQILLYSNLFINNEESSLNVCEPLSNVFKIVGEMINEIENYRQTFEQSISQKWLQQLNEYGKSDCKDGQLAKNRFDKARLSFDEASEQFKQLRKKQNNINNEKLLEAEEDLDYATQQFSDIASESLQTMDDIIVKHNLDSFESASSTIQSYKDFFQKGLDHCLSVQSDLEIQKHAMSKYKQQLLEKKKLRSTVVQFEQTNSSRTISLPPPPPPKPTSSTPSSSPSPSPSSSIINIHNNYIAMPKGNTKVFGMALSTITEREKSDIPMIIDKSIQFLLLEENITQEGIFRVSPNQKQLTDLKNNVNAGYITTLDGIDDAHLISSFVKAFLREMPIPLFTFDLYHSLVDCVINEEKYDCDKIKISNAIVLVLQKLPKPNFLLAKSLISLLWKISTKSSQNKMTTSNLAVTVAPNVLYPKLLDIRSLTNANATIEFIISNFNNIFNNQLISNLYNNSCGVSGGSSGGGGGGGSSGGVANPRHSVLPPSLPARPQSVMFKNTPLSVNTSSSQSSSSSSSSSFASSASPPPTPTKPPSSSSSPIITTTSPNSNTNINSNTSVNTNINPRHSVLPPSLPPKKISSSSNSLPSPPPPSSPSIPEKSQNNITPTILSSSLSAPTSPTTTTTTNPLRSSTGSPKPISNRVSMYLQNSNTGVPLPSQKPQRVISNNNTTTNSRPLSNSLDLPPPLAPVGMPLETLEPIQRNLTSNEAITISEVNWN from the exons atgaaaaagTTTAATCAAACCTTTTCTTCtgtaaaagatttaattgggaataaaaaagaaacttTAACAGAATTTCCAGATTACatttataaaacaaaatcattAGAAGATTTAAAAGGATATACACGtacattaaatttaaaattaacgaaacattcaaaaacaaatcaat tattaattgAGGAAAATAAACAGTTATCAGAACAAATTTTATTGTAtagtaatttatttataaataatgaagaatcatcattaaatgtATGTGAACCATTAtcaaatgtttttaaaattgttggaGAAAtgattaatgaaattgaaaattatagaCAAACATTTGAACAATCGATAAGTCAAAAATGGTTGCAACAATTGAACGAATATGGTAAATCAGATTGCAAGGATGGTCAATTGGCAAAGAATAGATTCGACAAAGCTAGACTATCATTTGACGAAGCATCTGAacaatttaaacaattaagaaagaaacaaaataatataaataatgagAAACTTTTAGAAGCTGAAGAGGATCTAGATTATGCAACTCAGCAATTCTCTGATATCGCCTCTGAATCATTACAAACTATGGATGATATAATAGTTAAGCATAACCTCGACTCGTTCGAATCTGCAAGTTCAACCATTCAATCCTATAAAGATTTCTTTCAAAAAGGTCTAGACCATTGTCTATCGGTTCAATCTGATCTCGAAATTCAAAAACATGCAATGTCAAAAtataaacaacaattattagaaaaaaagaaactaaGATCAACAGTGGTCCAATTTGAACAAACAAATAGCTCAAGAACTAtatcactaccaccaccaccaccaccaaaaccaacttcatcaacaccatcatcatcaccatcaccatcaccatcatcatcaataattaatattcataataattatattgcAATGCCAAAAGGTAATACTAAAGTATTTGGTATGGCATTGTCGACTATTACAGAGAGGGAAAAGAGTGATATACCAATGATAATTGATAAGAGTATACAGTTTCTATTGTTAGAGGAGAATATCACTCAAGAGGGTATCTTTAGGGTATCACCAAACCAAAAACAATTGACagatttaaagaataatgTTAATGCAGGTTATATTACAACATTGGATGGTATTGATGATGCACATTTGATATCATCATTTGTAAAGGCATTCCTTAGAGAGATGCCAATACCTTTGTTTACATTCGACCTGTACCATTCATTAGTGGATTGTGTAATCAATGAAGAGAAATATGATTGTGATAAAATTAAGATTTCAAATGCTATAGTTTTAGTTTTacaaaaattaccaaaaccaAATTTCTTACTtgcaaaatcattaatttcattacttTGGAAAATCTCTACAAAATCTtcacaaaataaaatgacaACTTCAAATTTAGCCGTTACTGTCGCTCCAAATGTATTATATCCAAAACTTTTAGATATTAGATCTTTAACAAATGCAAATGcaacaattgaatttataatttcaaattttaataatatttttaataatcaattaatttcaaatttatataataatagttgtggtgttagtggtggtagtagtggtggtggtggtggtggtggtagtagtggagGTGTAGCAAACCCTAGACATAGTGTTTTACCCCCTTCCTTACCAGCTAGACCACAATCTGTaatgtttaaaaatacaCCATTATCTGTAAACACCTCATCatcacaatcatcatcatcatcatcatcatcatcatttgcTAGTAGTGCATCTCCACCACCTACACCAACTaaaccaccatcatcatcatcatcaccaataattacaacaacttcaccaaattcaaatacaaatataaattcaaatacaagtgtaaatacaaatataaatcCTAGACATAGTGTTTTACCACCATCTCTCCCACCAAAGAAAATATCATCctcttcaaattctttaccatcaccaccaccaccatcatcccCATCTATACCTGAAAAAtctcaaaataatataaccCCAACAATTTTATCATCTTCTCTATCAGCACCAACATctccaacaacaactacaacaacaaatccATTGAGATCTTCTACAGGTTCACCAAAACCAATATCAAATAGAGTTTCAATGTATCTTCAAAATAGTAATACAGGGGTTCCTCTACCATCTCAAAAACCTCAAAGAGTAattagtaataacaataccaCCACTAATTCAAGACCACTTTCAAATAGTTTAgatttaccaccaccattggCACCAGTGGGAATGCCATTAGAAACTTTAGAGCCAattcaaagaaatttaaCTTCAAACGAAGCCATAACCATCTCTGAGGTTAActggaattaa
- the cyb5C gene encoding cytochrome b5 C — translation MISITLKSEDTTKHFTIEQIKKHNKKDDFWAIFRNKVYDLTDFWKKHPGGDIILEGAGKDMTYLFDDIGHSLDAESLLKQYYIGELEKSKL, via the exons aTGATTAGTATAACACTTAAATCAGAAGATACCACAAAACACTTTACAAttgaacaaataaaaaaacataataaaaaagatgattTTTGGGCAATATTTCGTAATAAAGTTTACGACTTAACtgatttttggaaaaaacaTCCTGGTGGTGATATTATTTTA gAAGGAGCAGGAAAAGATATGACCTATCTTTTTGATGATATTGGTCACAGCCTTGATGCAGAGTCATTATTAAAGCAATACTATATTGGTGAATTAGAAAAAtcgaaattataa